The genome window ccaggacaggcaccaaagctatacagagaaaccttgtcttgaaaaacaaacaaaaaaaaaaaagccgggcggtggtggcgcacgcctttaattccagcactcgggaggcagagccaggtggatctctgtgagtttgaggccagcctggactaccgagtgagttccaggaaaggcgcaaagctacacagagaaaccctgtctcaaaaaaaacaaaaacaaaacaaaacaaaaaagaaccccTCCAGGATCCTGCTAACTGCACAtcgccccgcctatcctttcacAAGACACACACAGTGGCCACTGCAACACCTTTGGCCATCTCCAGAATGTAGCACCAGGTGCCGGGTACTGGCCTCAGGAAAGGGGCTCTGGTATGGACTCAATTCTGTCCTCTGAGTGTCAGCTGCCCATCTGCCCAGTGGGGACAAGGCACCTCAGAGGGATGTGTCAAGGAGAGGTGTAGAATTAGGCAGCCAACAAAGTGGGCGGTGGGAAGGTTAGAGGTTCCAtcacagccagagccacacattTCCATGTGTCGTCACTGGAGGCTCTGCCTCCAGCATGGCCTTGGCCATCTGGCAGCCTTTTTGCAAAGCGTTGCTCTGCTACCCCTCTGCCCAGATGCCCGCAAAGCTCCAGACCTGCTCTCACTTTCGCTGATAGCATCCTGGGGTGTCACCAGTATTCACGACCAGAATGGACACTGTTCCAGAATGAGGAGGGGGCTGTGGGACCCACTGCCTAGGGTAGCATGAATGGAGTAGGGCAGGGCAAGTGGAGCAGGACCTTTTCACTTGGGAGTCTAGGACTGGCTGCCCTATGTGTAAGGTGCATCCTTCACCAAGCATTCACCAAGAATGCAGACTTGTCTCCTCCACCTGGGCCAGAGAACCGTTCCTGCCACCCCTTTCCCTGCCCCCAGGAAAGATGCTGGGCAGCTTTTGGCAGCAGGGTTTATTTGAAGGAGATGCAGGAGGCCCTtcaggcaggagcaggagaggcCAGGTAGGTGGGGCTGCAGCCGCAGGCCTGGGCAGCAGCTATTCAGACCAGTCCCTGCAGGCAGAACAGCAGAGCTTAGGGCCATGTGTGGCCTTCAGGGACCCTGAGACGCTGGTACCCCAGCTGCCTGGCTTTGGCAAAGCActggttccctgagccttggagtcTCTATCTGCAAAATGGAGTTATAGAGTCAACCTCTGGGGCCTGAGCTGTGACAGTGAGGTTGTATAGGTAGCAGGTTAGCATGGTGTTAGACACAGGAAACCCCAAGATATCCAGCAGAGCTGAACTCCCCCATCCCACCAACTGGCGGAACATGAAGGGGCAGAGCTGGCCCAAAGGCCTGCACAGCCCTGCTGGACAGAACAATACAGACAAGGGACCTCTCTTGTCCAACTTAGTTCTGTCCCACACCCAAGGGCCCAGCATGACAGCTTGGGGTCACATGGCAGACTGTTCTTTCCAAACTACAGATGCATCTGAAGCTGCCCATCAGGGCTGTTGGTTGTCCTGATCAGTGGAGGGATGGATGACCCCTCCTTTCCAGGACCAGTAGTGCCAGCAGGGGCTCCATGAGGGCCAGGCTGCAATGTAGACCAAGGGTAGTAGGCTCACCTCTTTCAAGAGCTCAGCACATCTCCCTGTGGGATGGGACAGCACGTGGTACAGTCaggagggcatcagaccccataACAGGGGCCCGGTCCAGCCTCCTCCCCAAGGTGATGTGCTCACCATGTCGGGCCAGCATGTAAAGGCCTCGGTCTGCTGTCATTTCCCAAAACCTCCAGAAGCCTGGCTCATCCTCAGTCTCAAGACTCCGGGCTGTGGGGCACAGCAGGGCTGGGCTGGCAGCCTGAAGGAAGGCAGCCACAGGGCTCTGCCCCTCAACCCAGCCTGAGCTTACTGAAATACTTGAGCACATGGAAGTTTCTGCCTTGCCAGAGCAGGGACAACTTCAGGATGGCGTAGTGCTCATAGTCTGTGTCCAGCACGTAGATCTTCCTCTGGCCTTCAGGAGTCAGTGGCAGGGTTAGGGAGCCTTGCTCAAACCTGGGGGCTGACCTTGAAGGCTGGGTCTGCAGACTCTAActcctttctgtttctgcctAGTGCTGGGACCTGCCTGTGACATCCTGGGAAGATAACTTCTCAAGGTCAATCCAGTTCACTAGTAGAGATGAGGGGCCTGGAGTCCGGGGCGTGAGAACCCCAGGAAGGGCACAGAGAGCCTCCAGGCCAGGGGGAGATAGCATCCAGGGTCAGGCAGCTGCAACTTTAGCAAGGAGGCAACAGTACTTACCAGGAAAAGCAAATTCCCCCACAATGTTTCTTTCTGAACCCATGGATGTTTCTGTCACACAGCTCCCTGAGCTGGAAAGCAACCGTGTTTGTTAAGAACTTGCCAGCCTGCGTTCCACCCGATGGGCACATCTTTGAGTGGGGCCTACCTTCAGAAAGGGTGCTGGCAAACAAGGAACATCCTGGAGCCTAGGACCCATGGGGAAGGGGCCATGCATGGGGCAGGGCTGCCCCAACCTCTCACCTTCAAGGAGTCAGCCAGCTACTACCTGCACATTCTTATCAATGAATAAGGCTTTATCTTAAGCCCTTGCCTATATTTTGGCAGAAATGCAGCTCTAGGAGCCTGAGATCTAGCTTTCTCTGGGGTTGGAGGGCCCAAGCCGGTGGATACAGGGAAGGCTAGTCCACATGCTGATGATCTCATCACTACAAGTGGTACAGCCCGGACTGTGTTCAACTACATATGTCTCTTCCTTCCCCGTGGGTCACATCCCCAAATGAGCCAGGCCTCTTACCTGTTATACACAGCCTTCACGGTGATGTTCCTCCCACTGAAGGTGAGGAACAAACCCTCTACCCTCTTTTGAGCCTTCAGCACCAGGTTCTGGTCCGAAGTCACAGCCACTTCCTTCCAGAATCCTGCAATCTAGAGAACAGAACTAGAGCTATCCTTAGCTCTGAGCAGCCGAGCTAAACTGGGTTTGCAgctcctgggctacagagggtaTTTCAGGGATCCTCAGGCAGGGAGTGGGTGGGCTCTGGGAGGCCAATAGATAGTCATGAGCCTGGGAGGCCACTTGTCCTTAGCTGAGTTTTCCTTCCCAAGGGACCTTTCAGGACACCAGACAGAAATGTCCCTTCCAGAAGATCCTGACACAAGGCTGGTCTGCCAGGAGACCTTTCCAGCAGGTGTGTGGGGAGCAAGCATCCAGGCCTACAACTAGCACACTGAATACAGGAGCATGGCTCTACCAACCTCAACTTCCCTGGGATCATGGTTTCCCATGACAGCAATGTTCCCAGAGCACAGGGTATCACCTGAAACTTTTAGAAACTGGTTACTGTTACAAGAGAAAGAATCTGTGTCCCCCCCAAAGCTGACCCCTCTGAGTTTACAATGTGAGTTTGCTGGTCTCAGGAAGGATCCAGGGCATAGAAAGAGGAATCTAAGCAAACAAGCTGTCCACTCTGGAGAAGTCTTCTGGCTCCACAGTGCAGAGTGATAGGGTCATAGGAACCCTATGAaccagggagcaggaagggacCCCAAAGCTGTAAATCACCAAGGACCCAGGTGACCAGCCTGAGGACAGCAGCTCCTGCCTCGGCACAGGTGGCACATGAGAGAACTCAGGGAGGGGAGAAGGCCATGGAGCTCAGAGCCTCACCAGGGCCCTCCACTGCCTGCCCTCTTGGGGATGGTCCTGCCCTGCCAGCTATCCTGTAGCCAAGGAGGAGTTGGATGGAAGCGGAGCGAGACTTGCAATGGCTATCCACTCTGTTCCCTCCCTGCCCACCTTCCCATCAAGCCCCAGTAGTGCCTGCAAGGTAAGAAGAAAGAGGCACCTTCTCTGGTACTAGGTCCACACTCGTAGACTCCGCCTGCAGCCCGCACACCAGGAAGAGTCCCCAGACGGTGCTCAGCAGCCTGGCTTCCATCTCAGGGCCTGCCTTGTGGCTTCTGCTTATGGAGGGCACAGGCTTATATTTGGAGGGTGTGCAAGCATGTGCAACCACCCAGAGAATGTCATTGGGCAAAGCGGGCTGCCAGCTGCTCAGAGACTCAGACTCAGACTCACTCTGCATCAACCCACATCCAGAGAGGGTTGGACCGAGCTAAGACGGCAGTCAAGCTGCCTCCATCCTGGTATTTGGACAGCGATGGACCATGCCCTGAGACTGCACAAACCAACCCCAGCACCACCCTCTGTGTGGCGACCTGGGCAAGCTACTTtatctcagtttccccatttgtaacagtatattttaaaacaattgcaAAATATAGAACTGGGCATGGAGCtctgggtcccccccccccaacctcacTTCCTGCACCATCTTGTGCTCCTGGACCACACTCCACTCTGCCTATGACCTCTCTTGGCTGCAAGCTTCCAGGAAGCCCTAGAGAGTAACAcaacttgagtgtgtgtgtgtgtgtgtgtgtgtgtgtgtgtgtgtgttcttgttggGGGAAAGGTGTGTACATATTCACATGAGTGTGGAAGccaaaggtcaacctcaggtggTGTTCCTTGGGTACCAtttactttgtgttttgttttgttttggttggttgattaGTTAGTTCATTGGTTATTTGGTTGGGTAGTTAGTTAGTTCGTTCATcagttggttagttggttggttggttagttagttagatcattggttggttggttggttagttagttagatcattggttggttggttggttggttggtcggtCGGTCTTAGtctttgagatagtctctcactaacctggagcttgctgagtaGTCCAGGCTGCCGAGCCATTGAcccccagagatcc of Peromyscus maniculatus bairdii isolate BWxNUB_F1_BW_parent chromosome 4, HU_Pman_BW_mat_3.1, whole genome shotgun sequence contains these proteins:
- the LOC102926011 gene encoding epididymal-specific lipocalin-8 encodes the protein MEARLLSTVWGLFLVCGLQAESTSVDLVPEKIAGFWKEVAVTSDQNLVLKAQKRVEGLFLTFSGRNITVKAVYNSSGSCVTETSMGSERNIVGEFAFPGQRKIYVLDTDYEHYAILKLSLLWQGRNFHVLKYFTRSLETEDEPGFWRFWEMTADRGLYMLARHGRCAELLKEVSLLPLVYIAAWPSWSPCWHYWSWKGGVIHPSTDQDNQQP